In Prunus dulcis chromosome 1, ALMONDv2, whole genome shotgun sequence, the following are encoded in one genomic region:
- the LOC117615101 gene encoding proline-rich receptor-like protein kinase PERK15, with protein sequence MSCLSNIIIYIYRRILLLNILSETPCEVFIHLNQNLSSQPTMSSPPPWSLPPAASPVTTPPLLLPLSPSLPPPLSPSLPTPLPPLLPPPLPQIAPFPSPPSLPTTPPALPPILNSVPPPVSSLLPPPLTSPPPQLPPLPALLPPTTFTPPPPPPSVVTSPPPPSSPPKTPLLSKPSLLPPPNPPSPSPTPTPPPPPPPPPPHVSPPTTPSTPPPPPTLATTMPPATQTPPLESPSHGSSPPALPPSTLPLPPTLPSTLQPPSSNKTNTTNLPPTTLPMPPQLMLHPPLSSSLPATMQVHNPNPRPNMSTALIAGSCVIGGLVAIVLLLAIIFLGYKHRSKNNSALLEDHHKTPSFCPKDDCYAVPSPGVHVIRVLSRTSVLQSPMSRTAGSASIISRSEIPYPLQTQGPAGFPSDVSNGIFTYDQLAVATNGFSEANLLGQGGFGYVHKGVLPSGKEVAVKQLMTGSRQGEREFQAEVDIISRVHHKHLVSLVGYCISGAERLLVYEFVPNITLELHLHGEGQSVLEWETRLIIATGSAKGLAYLHEDCNPKIIHRDIKASNILLDDKFEAMVSDFGLAKSFSDTNIHMTHFSTRVVGTFGYLAPEYASSGKVTDKSDVYSYGVVLLELITGRPPISTMESMRNKGLVQWARPLLTQALEDGDFDALVDPRLERNYNNNEMARMVACAAACVRHSAWLRPRMSQVVHALEGVASLTDLREGMTPGNSTLHNSLGNSYYSSQQYKEEYGISMYSGTTSEYGLNPSGSTSSEAKKTF encoded by the exons ATGTCCTGTCTAtctaatattataatttatatctACCGCCGAATTTTGTTGCTAAATATTCTCTCTGAGACTCCCTGTGAAGTGTTTATACATCTAAACCAAAATCTATCTTCACAACCAACAATGtcttcaccaccaccatggTCACTGCCTCCAGCTGCTTCTCCAGTAACTACCCCACCATTGCTACTGCCATTGTCACCGTCGTTGCCGCCCCCATTGTCACCGTCATTGCCGACCCCATTGCCTCCGTTGTTGCCGCCACCATTGCCACAGATAGCACCATTCCCATCCCCACCTTCTTTACCCACTACTCCTCCTGCCCTGCCACCTATACTCAACTCTGTCCCTCCTCCTGTGTCCTCACTGCTACCGCCTCCTCTAACATCTCCACCGCCTCAGCTTCCACCATTGCCAGCTCTGTTGCCACCAACAACTTTcactccaccaccaccaccaccgtcAGTAGTCACctctccacctccaccttctTCACCACCAAAAACTCCATTGCTATCCAAACCTTCTCTACTGCCACCTCCAAACCcgccatcaccatcaccaacaccaacaccaccaccaccaccaccaccaccaccaccacatgtTTCCCCTCCAACAACCCCATCAACCCCTCCCCCACCACCTACATTGGCAACAACTATGCCACCAGCAACTCAGACACCGCCTTTAGAGAGTCCAAGCCACGGCTCTTCCCCACCTGCATTGCCCCCTAGTACTCTGCCGCTGCCGCCCACATTGCCCAGCACCCTGCAGCCACCCTCATCTAACAAAACTAATACTACAAACCTACCTCCAACAACATTGCCAATGCCACCCCAATTAATGCTTCATCCACCACTATCTTCCTCACTGCCAGCCACCATGCAAGTTCACAACCCAAACCCAAGACCAAATATGAGCACAGCTCTCATAGCTGGATCATGTGTCATTGGTGGACTTGTTGCCATTGTGCTTCTGCTTGCCATTATATTTCTTGGTTACAAACATAGGAGTAAAAACAACAGTGCCCTTTTGGAGGATCATCATAAAACACCATCCTTTTGCCCAAAAG ATGATTGTTATGCTGTTCCTTCACCAGGGGTCCATGTTATCAGGGTGCTATCTAGAACCTCTGTTCTGCAATCTCCCATGAGCCGCACTGCTGGTTCTGCTTCAATCATATCCCGGTCCGAGATCCCATATCCACTTCAAACTCAAGGGCCGGCTGGTTTTCCCTCAGATGTCTCAAATGGGATTTTCACATATGATCAATTGGCGGTGGCCACCAATGGCTTTTCAGAAGCCAACCTTCTTGGGCAAGGCGGTTTCGGGTATGTCCACAAGGGTGTGCTTCCAAGTGGCAAAGAAGTTGCAGTGAAGCAGTTGATGACTGGAAGCCGGCAAGGGGAGCGAGAATTTCAGGCTGAGGTTGACATCATTAGCCGGGTTCATCACAAGCATCTAGTTTCCTTGGTTGGGTACTGCATTAGCGGGGCGGAGAGGTTGCTTGTGTATGAGTTTGTTCCAAACATCACCTTGGAACTCCACTTACATG GAGAAGGGCAGTCTGTTCTGGAGTGGGAAACCAGATTGATAATTGCTACTGGGTCTGCAAAAGGACTAGCATATCTTCATGAAGATT GCAATCCGAAAATCATTCATCGTGATATCAAGGCATCTAATATTCTTCTGGATGATAAGTTCGAAGCAATG GTTTCTGACTTTGGACTGGCCAAATCTTTCTCTGATACCAACATTCACATGACTCACTTTTCCACTCGAGTTGTGGGAACATTTGG GTACCTGGCTCCAGAGTACGCATCGAGCGGTAAGGTGACAGACAAATCAGATGTGTATTCATACGGTGTTGTACTTCTAGAACTTATAACTGGACGACCGCCTATCAGTACAATGGAATCCATGAGGAACAAGGGCCTGGTTCAGTGG GCCAGGCCATTGCTCACTCAAGCCCTGGAAGATGGTGACTTTGATGCTCTTGTTGACCCAAGATTGGAGAGAAATTACAACAACAATGAGATGGCTAGAATGGTTGCTTGTGCCGCTGCTTGTGTACGGCATTCAGCATGGCTTCGACCACGAATGAGCCAG
- the LOC117618918 gene encoding pentatricopeptide repeat-containing protein At2g32630-like, with translation MALVCRVLSAARRSLQPKALAISSSSQRWLSNQTSLLQRLVEEPNSRIKSILGSQEFSALQSSDFSWETLLTSLASSSSPDKSRLVLEWKLENLLEENEKDHDRYSELISLCGKIQNLPLAMQVFTSMGANGIKPTSAIFNSLVHACFSSGNVLTTFSLFEIMESSEGFKPNSDTYDAFMSAFSKLGKADSVQAWYSAKKAAGFSSDVQTYQTLISGCIKLNNFKLADWFYEEMVLSGLMPNLPILENMLEGLCKRRSFDQVKEFMKIVLDAGWKINEKMAEMVVGLYIELGMVEKLEELLVDLMETNQVSEVLLLVHCGIIRLNAMLDRLDDVEYSVGRMLKQGVSFKHHDVVEKVICSYFRCSAHDRLELFLERLKGSYELTKSTYDLLIAGYRRAGLSDRLNDMKCVGFS, from the exons ATGGCATTAGTTTGCAGAGTTTTGTCAGCAGCGAGGAGGAGTTTACAACCCAAGGCTTTGGCAATTTCTAGTAGCTCTCAGCGATGGTTGAGTAACCAAACAAGTTTGCTTCAGAGGTTGGTTGAGGAACCCAATTCACGCATCAAAAGCATACTTGGTTCCCAGGAATTCTCTGCCCTCCAAAGCTCTGATTTTTCCTGGGAAACCCTCCTCACTTCTCTCGCGTCTTCTTCCTCTCCTGATAAATCTCGCTTG GTTTTGGAGTGGAAATTGGAGAACTTGCTTGAGGAGAATGAGAAAGATCATGATCGGTACTCTGAGCTGATATCTCTGTGTGGGAAAATTCAGAATCTCCCACTTGCAATGCAAGTCTTTACTTCTATGGGGGCTAATGGAATCAAACCCACTTCTGCTATTTTCAATTCCCTTGTGCATGCCTGCTTCTCTTCAGGTAATGTGTTGACAACTTTCAGCCTATTTGAGATAATGGAGAGCTCAGAGGGATTTAAACCCAATTCTGACACTTATGATGCATTCATGTCTGCATTCTCAAAGTTGGGCAAAGCTGATTCCGTGCAAGCTTGGTACTCTGCCAAGAAGGCTGCTGGATTCAGTTCTGATGTTCAAACCTATCAAACTCTGATTTCCGGTTGCATCAAATTGAACAATTTCAAGTTGGCTGATTGGTTCTATGAAGAAATGGTATTATCAGGGCTCATGCCCAACTTGCCCATATTGGAGAATATGCTGGAAGGGCTTTGTAAGAGGAGGAGCTTTGATCAAGTTAAAGAGTTTATGAAGATAGTGTTGGATGCTGGGTGGAAGATCAATGAGAAGATGGCTGAGATGGTTGTGGGGTTGTATATTGAACTTGGGATGGTGGAGAAATTGGAGGAGCTACTTGTAGATTTAATGGAGACCAATCAAGTCTCAGAAGTTTTGTTGCTGGTCCACTGTGGGATTATAAGGTTGAATGCCATGTTGGATAGATTGGATGATGTAGAGTACTCTGTGGGGAGGATGCTGAAACAAGGAGTGTCATTTAAACATCATGACGTTGTTGAAAAGGTAATCTGCTCGTACTTCAGGTGCTCGGCTCATGATAGGCTGGAGCTGTTTTTGGAACGTCTGAAGGGTTCTTATGAACTTACAAAATCAACTTATGATCTGTTGATTGCTGGCTATCGAAGAGCCGGGTTATCTGACAGGTTGAATGATATGAAATGTGTTGGGTTTTCGTAG
- the LOC117638604 gene encoding beta-adaptin-like protein A, giving the protein MAPPPQSQRSSSPSQPSGKGEVADVKSQLRNLAGSRAPGVDDSKRELFKKVISYMTIGIDVSSVFGEMVMCSATSDIVLKKMCYLYVGNYAKVNPDLALLTINFLQRDCKDADPMIRGLALRSLCSLRVANLVEYLVGPLGAGLKDNNSYVRMIAVMGVLKLYHISASTCVDADFPAMLKHLLLNDRDTQVVANCLSALQEIWSLEGSTSEEVSREREILLSKPVIYYLLNRIREFSEWAQCLVLELVGKYVPADSSEIFDVMNLLEDRLQHANGAVVLATTKVFLQLTLSMTDVHQQVYERIKAPLLTLVSSGSPEQSYAVLSHLHLLVTRAPFIFSSDYKHFYCQYNEPSYVKKLKLEMLTAVANESNTYEIVTELCEYAANVDIPIARESIRAVGKIALQQYDVNAIVDRLLQFLEMEKDYVTAEALVLVKDLLRKYPQWSHDCIAVVGNISSKNVQEPKAKAALIWMLGEYSQEMQDAPYILESLIENWEDEHSAEVRLHLLTAVMKCFFKRPPETQKSLGAALAAGLADFHQDVHDRALFYYRLLQYNMSTAEQVVNPPKQAVSVFADTQSSEIKDRIFDEFNSLSVVYQQPSYMFTYKEHRGPFEFSDEIGNLSIGTESADTVAQAHRVEANDKDLLLSTSEKEETRGLNNNSSAYSAPSYDVSSVPVPTSQMSELAISNPSVPGNAPQSGFAIDDLLGLGLPAAPAPAPSPPPLKLNPKAVLDPTTFQQKWRQLPISLSQEYSITPEGVAALTTPQALLRHMQGQAIHCIASGGQSPNFKFFFFAQKAEESSTFLVECIVNTSSAKAQIKIKADDQSATQPFSSVFQSALSKFGMP; this is encoded by the exons ATGGCTCCTCCGCCACAGTCTCAGCGATCTTCGTCACCGTCTCAGCCTTCCGG AAAAGGCGAAGTTGCCGATGTGAAATCACAGCTCCGGAATCTAGCCGGCAGCCGGGCTCCAGGAGTAGATGATTCAAAGCGGGAGTTATTCAAGAAGGTTATCTCTTACATGACAATCGGCATTGATGTCTCTTCTGTCTTTGGCGAGATGGTCATGTGTTCAGCAACATCAGATATCGTTTTGAAGAAAATGTGTTATCTCTACGTTGGGAATTATGCAAAGGTCAATCCGGACCTTGCACTGCTGACGATCAATTTTCTTCAAAGAGATTGCAAGGATGCGGACCCAATGATCCGAGGACTTGCATTGAGGAGCTTGTGTTCGCTGCGGGTGGCAAACCTGGTGGAGTATTTGGTGGGGCCCTTGGGTGCAGGTTTGAAGGACAATAATAGCTATGTGAGGATGATAGCAGTTATGGGGGTTCTCAAATTGTATCATATATCAGCTTCAACTTGTGTTGATGCAGATTTCCCAGCAATGCTTAAGCATTTGTTGCTTAATGACCGTGATACACAG GTGGTTGCAAATTGTTTGTCTGCCTTACAAGAGATTTGGAGCTTAGAAGGAAGCACGTCCGAGGAAGTATCCAGGGAAAGAGAAATTTTGCTCAGCAAGCCAGTTATATATTATCTTTTGAATAG GATCAGGGAGTTTAGTGAATGGGCACAATGTCTTGTACTTGAGTTGGTAGGTAAATATGTACCTGCAGATAGCAGTGAGATATTTGATGTCATGAATCTGCTCGAGGATAGACTTCAGCATGCAAATGGTGCTGTTGTCTTAGCAACCACAAAAGTATTTCTTCAATTGACTCTGTCAATGACTGATGTTCATCAGCAG GTATATGAACGCATTAAAGCTCCTCTCCTGACCTTAGTGAGTTCGGGAAGTCCAGAGCAATCTTATGCAGTTCTAAGCCACCTGCATCTTTTGGTGACTCGTGCACCattcatattttcttcagaCTATAAACACTTCTATTGCCAGTACAATGAGCCATCTTATGTTAAAAAGTTGAAGCTTGAGATGTTGACTGCAGTGGCAAATGAGAGCAACACTTATGAAATTG TGACGGAATTATGTGAATATGCTGCAAATGTTGATATTCCCATTGCAAGAGAGTCAATCCGTGCAGTTGGGAAAATAGCTCTACAACAGTATGATGTGAATGCAATTGTTGATCGGCTTCTTCAATTTCTGGAGATGGAAAAGGACTATGTAACTGCTGAAGCTCTG GTTCTTGTAAAAGATCTGCTGAGGAAATATCCACAATGGAGTCATGATTGCATTGCAGTTGTTGGGAACATCAGCAGCAAAAATGTTCAAGAACCCAAGGCCAAGGCAGCTCTTATATGGATGCTTGGGGAGTATTCTCAGGAAATGCAGGACGCACCTTATATTTTAGAGAGTTTGATTGAAAATTGGGAGGATGAGCATTCGGCTGAG GTTCGCTTACATCTACTCACAGCAGTAATGAAGTGCTTTTTTAAGAGGCCACCTGAGACTCAGAAATCCTTGGGAGCTGCACTGGCTGCAGGTCTTGCTGATTTTCACCAG GATGTTCATGATAGAGCGTTGTTCTACTACAGGCTTTTGCAATATAACATGAGTACAGCAGAACAAGTGGTGAACCCTCCAAAGCAAGCTGTTTCTGTCTTTGCTGATACCCAGAGCAGTGAAATCAAAGATCGGATATTTGATGAATTTAACAGTTTGTCTGTTGTATATCAGCAG CCATCGTACATGTTTACTTATAAGGAACACAGAGGGCCCTTTGAGTTTTCAGACGAAATTGGAAATTTATCTATTGGGACAGAATCTGCAGATACTGTTGCTCAAGCTCATAGAGTTGAGGCAAATGATAAGGATCTTCTTTTAAGTACCTCGGAGAAGGAAGAGACAAGAGGTCTCAATAACAATTCTTCTGCATATAGTGCTCCTTCATATGATGTTTCGTCAGTGCCTGTTCCCACTTCTCAAATGTCAGAGTTGGCGATTTCAAATCCCTCGGTGCCAGGAAATGCTCCACAGTCTGGCTTTGCAATTGATGATCTGCTTGGCTTGGGTCTACCTGCTGCACCTGCGCCTGCACCTTCACCTCCTCCTTTGAAGCTTAACCCAAAAGCTGTTCTGGATCCAACCACTTTTCAGCAGAAATGGCGCCAACTGCCGATATCGTTATCACAG GAGTATTCTATTACGCCTGAAGGAGTTGCAGCATTGACAACGCCTCAAGCACTCCTGCGGCATATGCAAGGCCAAGCCATTCACTGCATTGCATCCGGTGGCCAATCCCCcaacttcaagtttttcttctttgcacAAAAGGCAGAAGAATCTTCTACATTTTTGGTAGAGTGTATAGTCAACACATCATCCGCCAAAGCTCAAATAAAGATTAAAGCCGATGATCAAAGTGCAACCCAGCCCTTTTCATCCGTGTTCCAATCTGCCTTGTCCAAATTCGGCATGCCATGA